In the genome of Populus trichocarpa isolate Nisqually-1 chromosome 10, P.trichocarpa_v4.1, whole genome shotgun sequence, the window ATTTGTGCATTTCTCTCTCCCTTCTATTGCTTTTAGCCATTTAATGCACCGACTCCAAATTTATTTAGAGCTTTTACtctcttatttttcataaacaaaaagcctaaaataatcatgttttttataacTAAACCAAgtttgtataaataattaacacaaaTCATGCTTTCTTCAAAGTaaagttgattaaaaaacatgcaAGGTGGCAGATCTGAGAACAAAACTAGTCACCAAGAGGCACACAATATACATCCAATGTGTCGGCCAGTGTGCATATATACACATGCATACTTGGCATGCTGACTCTGATCTACAATCTTCATCAATGTTATCTAATCATTCTAACATTTGAGCCCACAATTTATCTATAGCGGAGCCATAGCCAAATTGTTGACCCTTGAAATTACACTATAAAAGGTCTGGGAAAATTATAACCAGGACTTGGCACCTAAGACTGTAGGCAAAACCAAATTACAGAAAGTGAAAGCATTCAATATGTTCAAGCCCAGGCTTCACATAGCTAACAGCAactcaatataatatttaaaagatattattccATACCTTGAAGccgaaaaaaaccaagttagaATTTTAGCACTTAAAATACAAGTTGGAAAGTGCTTTAGTTGGTATCTTAAAATAAGTTAGGGCAAAATAAAAGGCGCTCAATAGAGTAGTTGCATCCCATTCCTTAAAAGGATCAATGGAAATGCTAGTTTAATAAACTAAGCGATTTAAATATTAACAGACATACTCGTTAACTTCAGCAAGGGAAGATTGCAGCTTGACTAAGTATGCCATTAGTTCCTTTGCTGCACCTGCATCAACATTCTTCAAGAACAATGTACCAGTTACATGGCAATCTGAGATCTGTTTCTAGAGATAGGATGAAACATCAAGAAAACATAGTACCTCGTAGTCATATCGAGTATAGTAGTGGCGACCATAGGTAGCCCAATGGTTGCGAACTATATCTTCAACTGTTACAAGCTCTCCaccaccaagattttctttattcttgaaCGCCAGTATGGATAGCCAAGCCAGAACTGCCCAAATTCCATCCTTCTCGCGTATGTGGTCTGAGCCTGTTCGCAGATGCCATGACAACAAAACAGCCTTACACAACTTATTAAGAATTCCAAATATAAGATGATTTACTGAACATACAGAAACATCAAAGACTAACCAGTTCCAAAACTCTCTTCCCCGCAGATTGAACATAAACCAGCATCCATCAAATTACCAAAAAATTTCCATCCAGTTGGAACCTGGCATTTGAACAGTGAATAACCAAATTATATGACCATACAGTAGCAAAGGAAGacccatataaaaaattaatcatggcATGGCATACCTCAAAAAACTTTAAGTTTAGATTTTTTGCCACAATGTCAAGGCCAGAAGAAGTTGGCATGCTCCTAGAAACAGCAAATAcagaaacattttacaaaaatTTCTGAAGAAAAGgcatcaaataacaaaaatatgtaTCACCCAGCTGTCGAAATGTGGCCTATGGTCTCAAGATATTATCAAGAAGTTTACTGAATCATTAAGTTTTTAATGATATAGAATGCAGGAAGCAAACATGAGATATAATTGAAGCACTTTAAGCCAGTTGACATATacccaaaacaagaaaaatgttaCACGGCACATGACATGTGCACATACaagcttgaaaaagaaaaaaaaagtatacatATAATTTAGTGTTCCTTCTCATAACTAATTACCTTGAATGATTCTCAATAATACATCTTAAAAGGaagctttttttaatgaaacaacAGCGTTCATAATTTATACAGCTAATACAACAGGCTACTAATACAACCCTTAATCTAATATGTTACCTATCATCCTATTCTTTTTACTCttgaaccttttcttcttttagacTCCATCTTGTTCTTTGACAACTTTTGCAATGGTAGTTACATGGAATAAACAAGCTTTGAtgtctaaaaaattaatatatcaatgtTAACTACTAGCTATGGTTTTGCATGTAGAATTTCAAGAAGCTTTTCCACTCTAAAGATGATAATAATCTAGTTTGACTGAGAATATTATGTCAAGCATGCCACTTTTTGCCCTGCATATAGAGTATTAGTAGTTAAGGGGCATGTTGTCCACTGCATCCATTTAGATTTACTAGTCTAACAGTGAGCAAGTAAATACCGTACATACACACAAAATAAAGAAGGTAAGCAGAGAAATGTATAGAACCTTGCAACTCCTTTTAGACCTGCAGAGAAATATGGTATGGCCTCCACTGCATTTGCAGCAATAATGGAAACAGAATCTGATGGAGTAACAAAGAACCTGCCAAAGTATCAAGAGTtgtaaatgaaagaattggtgTGAGAGTaacttttctaacaaaaaagaagaagaagaagaaggctgGTGATACCTTTTACCAAGGATCATATTGCGATCTGCATCACCATCAGCAGCAGCACCAAATTCTGGCGGTTCAACTTCAGAGTTAGATTTACCCAATCCCATGCGAGCAACCAATTCCTTTGCATATGTGAGATTGGGATCTGGATGCCCTCCTCCAAAGTCCTCCTGTTTGCATTGGCCAAGCACAAGcatgaaaattcaaataaataataagcacTCACGGTGAGAAAGTGATTTTATTAATCATTTATCCCGTATAGTATCACAAACTTAGCAGCACCTTGGGTACACAGTTCATTAAGGAACTCTCTTGTGCTCCAAGCTCCTCCACAAAAATGCGTTTTGCATAAGCCCCAGCAACTCCATGTAGCGCATCATAGCTATAACATGATGACCCAAGGAAAGTCATCATCGAGTTGACAAAGCATATATGAGAAACAGAAATTTACAAATGATGCAAATGAGACCATCTAGATACCAGAAAGTGAAATTTGGAGAGGAAAGGAGCTTCTGGATGGACTCAAAGTCAAAAATCGACCTGCGCAATTGTTAAAAGAAGCATTCAGTATTTTGAAAGAGAAGACAACATGATCAATTACAGCAtgaaattttgaataataaagaTCACATGATCATCAAACAGCCTATCATTCATACAaatagaatggaaaaaaaactttgcatTGTCCATCCTGCAGAGCAAGACAACATCATACCATAAGATTCTACAGCGTATACAGGAACTGATTGCCTTGTAATTATTGGTGACATGTATTATGCCAAAACCCATAGACTTTTGAGAAGAATATTTCACAATGTGCATGACTCCTTGTTTctatcaaaacataaatttctgTAATCGTAcaaatttcaatcaaattaacaaaaacaggTCATTatggtttcctttttttcccttttattttgtttttaagtgcATAGATACAACAATTAATCCTTCATTCatactttgttttttcagtAAATACCATCAAGCGAAAATTAATACAACGCTACCATGAAAACATTAACGACTACTTATCATGCTAAGCATGCCAGAGAAGACATGGTGCAAATTCTTGAAGCTTGACTTCAAAGAGCAAAGGGGCTGAGGCAATTTTGacaatgatataaaaatcacactttgaagattaaaaaaattcatttcatttcacTTTTTCTGCATACTTTAAATGAGCCAAGAAATTCCTAATGGGCATGCAAGGAGTATCTCATATTTTAGTGTATTGTTCTGCATCATATATCAATTCCAACAATCATCATGTTTGGATAATTCAGTAAGCTAAATAGCAGTGCATAACTCAGAAGTAAAGAAACGGGAAGACAATAAAAAGCTCATAAAGTTTGCTCACAGTTATGCAaacagaaatatatatacatatatatatgtctGCATGTTATTgtatatagataaataaatagcaTCATCAATCATATTCAGTGAGGACAATTCATAAAAACACAACTACAGAAAACTAGCAGTTTAGACAGGAAACAGCTTACTTCATCAATTTGACATAATCGCTTGCCGAGTCAAAAACCTCAACATCAAACTGTCCATCAGGCCCACCAAAGCTGGTTACACCAATTGCTGTAATATCCACctggatgtaattgaaaaatcatgGCATACAAACAGAAGTTAACGAAACCCTGGTAGCAGTTTGACAGAAAGACACGAGTCTACAAGGCAAATGACACATAAGGTGGCCAGGTGAAGGGTATACATCAGGCAGATCTGCAGTTAAGTACTCCTTTATTGCTTTAGTGTTCTCATAAATCTCATCTGTTATTCCCTCAGGAGCAGGTCCACCATTTTCCATGTTATATTTGATCCCAAAATCCTGCAATAAAGGgacaaaaaagaagaatgatTTAGATAACATGCCAGGGGATTCCTTATttccacaaaataaaataactccCAGCCATTTGTTATGAGATAAGAGTAGATTCTCTTGCATCCTTGTGCTGCCATGCTCCAAATGATTTTAACATGCATCATTAGCTGATATTTGGCAAGATTAGGCtgctttagtttttaatttgtttgtgtcAAGCTCCCATAGATTGGAAGCTGACCCTCCATTTTGCAATTGTACTTCCACTTCTTTCAGCATTAATACATTATCTTttgtcaaaaggaaaaaaataataacaaatctgGCCATTTTATTAGTTACGGCAGGATGCTAAATAATCATTGATACATATCAGCATTCTCTTTCTGTTCTCCACCTTGAGGAGGCATCATATCCCATTTCCTTTCATCCAAAACATAGGAAAGATAGAGGAGCTTTAATTGCCACTGTGAACCACAATCccagacaaaaaagaaaacagtttCTAGTTACCTCATTTGGACCACCTGGATTGTGACTTGCTGTCAATATAAATGCTCCTGTTGCTCTGGATCCCTGATATTCAAGTTCAGGAGTAAAAAACTCATTATGCATAAGACTATACCATCACTATTGTCGAAGGAAATGAGCCTCGCTTATAGAGACAAGTTGAGAACTTACATCTACCCCAACTCTTTCACGTATTACAGCAGACACAGCAGGAGTTGAAAGCAGTCCGTTCTGACCAACCCAGACACGTCGTACTCCATTTCCAGCTGCCATCTTCATAATTATCTGCCAATCGAATGATATAAATTTGGATCAGATATGGCTTTTCCATCGAGGTTTTGATTGCATGGAACATGCAAACTATTAAAAgtcacaaacaataaaaaaaagatgactgCATAGACTTGGAAGCAGCTCAATATTGAACAGTCTGCTGTGTGCAGGAATGCATAGCCATGCTCAAAACCAGAAGTCAACAAAGAACTTGTAATCAAGCATGCAATACAACACAGCTGTCAGAGATACTGTCCATGCATTCCACAAAAGAATCACACAGATAAAGGAGATGCTAGTTTATTCAGCTCACTTAAAACTCGTAAAATAcccaagaaaaaacatattttagagCTTATACTACACAAAGTAGGTTTAGGACAAGTGATTCAGAGAGTTCGTGCCCATATTCAATAAAGAAGTTGTTATCATGGTTCACGTGACACAAAAAGTCAGGTGTTGATACATTCAGTATACAAGCCTTTTCGGTTGGAACACTTTAGTTAGGGAGGAGTAGAAATGAAAGAACATCAAGTGTAAATTTCAGCTGAGATTTTAAACACCTCAGCCTACTGCGATGACCTCCAAACCAgtattaattgaaagaaaattgcaGACCCAATCCGATGACAGAAGATTGAATTTGTAGCTCAAATGCTTCAAGGGGTAATGGTG includes:
- the LOC7475519 gene encoding phosphoglucomutase, cytoplasmic, with product MVLFNVSRVETTPFDGQKPGTSGLRKKVKVFKQPNYLENFVQSTFNALTPQKVRGATLVVSGDGRYFSKDAIQIIMKMAAGNGVRRVWVGQNGLLSTPAVSAVIRERVGVDGSRATGAFILTASHNPGGPNEDFGIKYNMENGGPAPEGITDEIYENTKAIKEYLTADLPDVDITAIGVTSFGGPDGQFDVEVFDSASDYVKLMKSIFDFESIQKLLSSPNFTFCYDALHGVAGAYAKRIFVEELGAQESSLMNCVPKEDFGGGHPDPNLTYAKELVARMGLGKSNSEVEPPEFGAAADGDADRNMILGKRFFVTPSDSVSIIAANAVEAIPYFSAGLKGVARSMPTSSGLDIVAKNLNLKFFEVPTGWKFFGNLMDAGLCSICGEESFGTGSDHIREKDGIWAVLAWLSILAFKNKENLGGGELVTVEDIVRNHWATYGRHYYTRYDYENVDAGAAKELMAYLVKLQSSLAEVNEIVGGIRSDVSKVVHADEFEYKDPIDGSISKHQGIRYLFEDGSRLVFRLSGTGSEGATIRLYIEQYEKDPSKTGRDSQDALAPLVAVALGLSKMQEFTGRSAPTVIT